Proteins co-encoded in one Astyanax mexicanus isolate ESR-SI-001 chromosome 1, AstMex3_surface, whole genome shotgun sequence genomic window:
- the palld gene encoding palladin isoform X4, whose product MQTSTFNYARPKQFIAAQSPSSGGPVSYTTQSSTSSGSSVTSPLSPSMSQKPFSRVALPPFQPQPKGGSLDSPISPSFPPPPPPFFSSSNVSSPSGPPQDFPPPPPPPPPPVSTSPTRSDSSSPFTSMPQSPAGFLVSVLPATPPVPPVNSLGLPKGNGTVGFPRKTSRSTRLISDSEIQGSKDAVIQDLERKLRFKEERLSNGQQRLTYEEKMARRLLGADNAATVFNTQQTEEEPATQESSSADSDSVPQKEYKVSSFEQRLISEIEFRLERSPVEESDDDVQHNEDAPGDCVAPFFDQKLKHYKIFEGMPVTFSCKVIGDPKPKVYWFKDGKQISKRSEHYRISRDPDGTCSLHTAAASLDDDGNYTIMAGNPAGRVSCTGRMMVQAVNQRGRSQRSTPGHIRRPRSRSRDSGEENENIQERHFRPHFLQAPGDLIVQEGKLCRMDCKVSGLPTPDLIWQLNGQTIRPDSAHKMLVRENGVHSLVIEPVTNRDAGVYTCIASNRAGQNSFSLELIVAAKEMHKAPTFIEKLQNTGVAEGYPVRLECRVSGVPFPQIFWKKENESITHNTDRISMHQDNFGYLCMIIQPALKEDAGWYTVSAKNEAGIVSSTARLDVHTQWQQPNTPKPKKVRPSASRYAALTERGLDVKAAFFPDSSPLPPGTLVESDDL is encoded by the exons ATGCAGACCAGCACTTTCAACTACGCCCGGCCCAAGCAGTTCATCGCTGCTCAGAGCCCCAGCAGTGGGGGGCCAGTGAGCTACACCACCCAGTCCTCGACCTCCTCGGGCTCCAGCGTCACCTCGCCGCTCTCGCCCTCCATGTCCCAGAAGCCCTTCAGCCGGGTCGCCCTGCCGCCCTTCCAGCCACAGCCTAAAGGGGGCAGTCTAGATTCCCCCATCTCGCCCTCGTTCCCACCTCCGCCCCCACCCTTTTTCAGCTCCAGTAACGTCTCCTCACCCTCCGGCCCACCACAGGACTTCCcgcctccacctccaccacccccACCACCTGTCAGCACCAGCCCCACCCGCTCTGATAGCTCCTCCCCCTTCACTTCCATGCCCCAGTCACCTGCAGGGTTTTTGGTCTCAGTGCTGCCGGCCACACCCCCTGTCCCTCCAGTCAATTCTTTGGGGCTGCCCAAAGGCAACGGCACAGT TGGATTCCCACGAAAGACTAGCCGCAGCACACGCCTAATTTCTGACTCCGAGATCCAGGGCTCCAAAGATGCTGTCATCCAGGACCTGGAGAGGAAGCTGCGCTTTAAAGAGGAGCGTCTCAGCAATGGCcagcag AGGTTAACCTATGAAGAGAAGATGGCTCGCAGGCTGCTGGGGGCGGACAACGCCGCCACAGTATTTAACACGCAGCAAACAGAGGAGGAGCCAGCTACACAG GAAAGCAGCTCTGCTGACTCAGATTCTGTCCCTCAAAAG GAGTATAAGGTGTCGAGCTTCGAGCAGCGCCTGATCAGTGAGATCGAGTTCCGACTGGAGCGTTCACCGGTGGAGGAAAGCGATGATGATGTTCAGCACAATGAAGATGCACCAGGAGATTGTGTGGCCCCATTCTTCGACCAGAAACTCAAACACTACAAAATATTTGAGGGCATGCCTGTTACCTTCAGCTGCAAGGTCATTGGAGACCCTAAGCCAAAG gtgTACTGGTTTAAAGATGGTAAGCAGATTTCAAAGAGGAGTGAGCACTACCGCATCAGTCGAGATCCAGACGGAACATGCTCGCTGCATACGGCCGCAGCCTCACTGGATGACGATGGCAACTACACCATCATGGCTGGCAACCCTGca gGGAGGGTGAGCTGTACTGGTAGAATGATGGTGCAGGCGGTGAACCAGAGGGGGCGGAGCCAGCGCTCCACACCTGGCCACATCCGCAG ACCTCGCTCCAGGTCCAGGGACAGCGGGGAGGAGAATGAGAACATTCAGGAGCGCCACTTCCGCCCCCACTTCTTGCAGGCCCCAGGTGACCTCATTGTACAGGAAGGCAAGCTGTGCCGCATGGACTGCAAG GTAAGCGGTCTGCCTACCCCTGATCTGATCTGGCAGCTGAACGGCCAGACCATCCGCCCAGACTCCGCCCATAAGATGCTGGTGCGAGAAAACGGAGTCCATTCACTGGTTATTGAGCCAGTCACAAACAGAGATGCAGGAGTGTATACATGCATTGCCAGCAACAGGGCCGGACAGAACTCCTTCAGCCTGGAGCTGATAGTAGCAG CTAAAGAGATGCACAAAGCCCCCACCTTCATTGAGAAGCTTCAGAACACAGGTGTAGCAGAGGGTTACCCTGTTCGCTTGGAGTGTCGTGTGTCTGGAGTCCCGTTCCCTCAGATTTTCTGGAAGAAGGAGAACGAGTCCATCACTCACAACACAGACAGAATAAG catgcaccaggACAACTTTGGATACCTGTGCATGATAATCCAGCCGGCTTTGAAGGAAGACGCGGGATGGTACACTGTCTCAGCCAAGAACGAAGCTGGCATTGTGTCTAGCACAGCACGACTGGACGTACACA